Proteins found in one Hypericibacter terrae genomic segment:
- a CDS encoding adenylate/guanylate cyclase domain-containing protein — protein METPRLERKLVAILAADIVAYSRHMERDEAAALARLTHHRLIVDDLIERHTGLIAGTAGDSVLAEFASVVDAVDCAAKIQQAIAAANADEPPERRMVFRIGINVGDVMVKDGGIFGDGVNIAARLEAMAEPGGICVSRGVRDHLRNKGIVVFEDMGEHSVKNIAQPVRAFRVRFDGASEPSEPSNAISPAIAPTAEPAMVDLVAVELAFWETVKDSADPTELNAYLERYPDGAFAGLARTRCETALQSTEAAEPPEQAAIELAFWQSVSEGDDTSLYEAYLEKYPEGEFASLARLRLASPTA, from the coding sequence GTGGAAACGCCGCGTCTGGAACGAAAGCTGGTCGCCATCCTGGCGGCCGACATCGTCGCCTATAGCCGGCATATGGAGCGCGACGAGGCGGCCGCCCTGGCGAGGCTGACCCACCATCGCCTCATCGTCGACGATCTGATCGAGCGCCATACCGGACTGATCGCGGGAACCGCGGGCGACAGCGTGCTGGCGGAGTTTGCCAGCGTGGTCGATGCGGTCGACTGCGCCGCGAAGATCCAGCAGGCCATCGCTGCCGCGAACGCGGACGAGCCCCCGGAGCGGCGCATGGTCTTTCGCATCGGCATCAATGTCGGCGATGTGATGGTCAAGGATGGCGGCATCTTCGGCGACGGCGTCAATATCGCCGCCCGTCTGGAGGCGATGGCCGAGCCCGGCGGGATCTGCGTGTCGAGAGGCGTGCGCGACCATTTGCGCAACAAGGGCATCGTCGTCTTCGAGGATATGGGCGAGCACAGCGTCAAGAACATCGCCCAGCCGGTGCGCGCCTTTCGGGTGCGATTCGATGGGGCCTCGGAACCGAGCGAGCCCTCGAACGCGATCTCGCCGGCGATCGCGCCGACCGCCGAACCCGCCATGGTCGATCTGGTCGCGGTCGAACTCGCCTTCTGGGAGACGGTGAAGGACAGCGCCGATCCGACGGAGCTGAACGCCTATCTCGAGCGATATCCCGACGGCGCCTTTGCCGGGTTGGCAAGGACCCGATGCGAGACCGCGCTCCAATCGACCGAAGCGGCGGAGCCCCCCGAGCAGGCTGCCATCGAGCTCGCCTTCTGGCAGAGCGTGAGCGAGGGCGACGATACTTCGCTCTACGAAGCCTATCTGGAGAAATATCCGGAAGGCGAGTTCGCAAGCCTCGCCAGGCTGCGACTGGCCTCGCCGACCGCGTAG
- a CDS encoding aldo/keto reductase, translated as MAPQDTLRYTRIPLTHGSGAIPAVGFGTLIPDPVATRQATRTALEVGFRHLDCAERYRNEAAVGEAMQEAFEAGTIQRQDLFVTTKLWNTNHRPERVKPAFEASLRRLRLDYVDCYLIHTPFAFQPGEEFHPTDEQGQVIYDSGVTLTETWRALERLMEDGRCRSIGLSDISLEKLREIVAVARIKPAVVQVESHPYLPEWELLDFCRAQGIVLQAFAALGHGMEPKVLDDPVITAIAQRVGKTPAQVLLAWAVQRGTAFLTTSTTPRRIQENFEISALPEDALREIRDGIKTSIRFNAVVETGVPGFIPRAPRAEPKGTGPH; from the coding sequence ATGGCACCCCAGGATACGCTTCGCTATACGAGAATCCCTCTTACCCATGGGTCTGGTGCGATCCCAGCCGTCGGATTCGGCACGTTGATCCCCGATCCTGTCGCGACCAGACAAGCGACCAGGACCGCCCTGGAGGTGGGATTTCGACATCTCGATTGTGCGGAACGCTACCGCAATGAAGCCGCGGTTGGCGAGGCGATGCAGGAAGCGTTCGAGGCGGGGACGATCCAGCGGCAGGATCTGTTCGTTACCACCAAGCTATGGAACACCAACCATCGTCCGGAACGGGTCAAACCGGCCTTCGAGGCGAGCCTCCGCCGGCTGCGACTGGATTATGTCGATTGCTATCTCATCCATACCCCTTTTGCCTTCCAGCCCGGTGAGGAGTTCCACCCCACGGACGAGCAGGGCCAGGTGATCTATGATTCCGGGGTGACATTGACGGAGACCTGGCGGGCGCTCGAGCGCCTCATGGAGGACGGCCGGTGCCGGTCGATCGGCTTGTCGGATATCAGCTTGGAAAAGCTGCGAGAGATCGTCGCGGTTGCGCGGATCAAGCCTGCGGTGGTGCAGGTCGAATCCCATCCTTATCTCCCCGAATGGGAGCTGCTCGACTTCTGCCGAGCGCAGGGGATCGTGCTGCAGGCGTTTGCGGCGTTGGGGCATGGCATGGAACCGAAAGTGCTGGACGATCCGGTCATCACGGCGATCGCACAGCGCGTCGGCAAGACCCCTGCCCAGGTTCTGCTGGCCTGGGCCGTACAGCGCGGCACCGCGTTCCTGACGACCTCGACCACGCCTCGCCGTATCCAGGAGAATTTCGAGATTTCGGCACTGCCCGAAGACGCCCTGCGGGAAATCCGGGACGGCATCAAGACAAGCATCCGGTTCAACGCCGTGGTGGAGACAGGCGTGCCTGGGTTCATTCCCCGGGCCCCACGAGCGGAACCGAAGGGCACGGGACCGCATTGA